CTGCGCGCGTTCCAAGAACTGGCGAGGAAGTAAAAGTTCCAGCTAAAAAAGCTGTAAAATTCAAAGTTGGTAAAAATTTCAAAGACCTAATCGCAGGTCCTTCAAAAGCTTCTAAAAAGAAAAAATAATTTTTCTTTTATTTTAGCCTCGCTTCGGTGGGGCTTTTTTATTTAAAATTCTAGAATTCCCTTTATTTTTAAGCCAAAATTAGTTAAAATAAGTCTATGAGAGTAGATAAGTTTTTAAATATAGTAAATATTACAAAACGCAGAGCTATTTCAGAAGATATGTGCAAAAGTGGCGTCGTAAGCGTAAATGGCGTAGTAGCAAAGCCAGCAAAAGAGCTAAAAATCGGCGATGAAATCACAATAAAGTTTTTAACCCGCCAGGTGCGATATAAGGTTTTGGAGTTTCCAACCCTAAAAAGCGTGCCAAAAAGCGATCAGGGCAAGTATGTTAAAGAGCTCTAATACCGCTAGCTACGAGCTTGGGCTTGATGAGCTTGATGGCTTTGCGCTTGATTTGCTACGGAATTTTAGAAGCGGAGTTGTGATACTTCGTGGAGATTTAGCTGCTGGCAAAACTACGCTTACAAAAGCACTTTGCGCTGCTTGTGGTGTGGATAAAACTGCTGTTAGTTCGCCTACATTTTCTTTGATGCATGAGTATGGCGGGGTCTTTCACTACGACCTTTACCGCAGTGATTTTGATAGCATTTGCCAAAATGGGCTGTTTGAAAACTTTTTTGAAGAGGGGCTTCACATCGCAGAGTGGGGCGATGAGAGGCTTGAAAATGCTCTTAAAAAATACAAAATTCCACTATGTATAATAAAAATCTCTGCTTTAGAAAATAGCAGAAAATACGAGGTGAGCTTTGCATAAACTAGAAGTAAAAGACTTAGAAAAAGTCATCAAAAAAACCAAAATCATAAATAAAATCTCCCTTGAAATAAAAAGTGGCGAAGTTGTGGGCTTGCTAGGGCCAAATGGTGCTGGTAAAACCACTACTTTTTATATGATTTGTGGGCTTATAGCACCTACAAAGGGACAGATTTTCTTAGACGGCAAAGACATTTCAAAAGAACCACTTCACAAAAGAGCTCATCTTGGCATAGGATATTTGCCACAAGAAAGTAGTGTTTTTAAAGACCTTAGCGTTGAAGAAAATATCCGCCTAGCAGCTGAGATTTTATACAGCGATAAAAAGCAGATAAATGCTAAGGTTGAAGAGGCTTTGGAGCTTTTAAACATCGAGCCAATTCGCTCTCGCAAAGGGCTTAGCCTAAGTGGTGGAGAGCGTAGGCGCTGCGAGATAGCTCGTTCGCTTGTGATGCATCCAAAGTTTTTGCTACTTGATGAGCCTTTTGCTGGAGTTGATCCTATTGCGGTAAGTGATATAAAAAGTATTATCAAAAAGCTAAAAAAGCTGGGCATTGGCGTGCTTATCACAGATCACAGCGTGCGTGAGATGCTAGATAGCTGTGAAAGGGCCTATGTCATAAAAGATGGCAAAGAACTAGCTAGCGGCACAAGCGAACAAGTAGCGCACAATGCTTTGGTGCGTGAGTATTATCTAGGTAATGATTTTAAGCTTTTTTAAATCTAGAATTCCTGCGTAATTATGAAGCTCCGCCAGTCCCAAGCCACCAAAACTAAGCTAAACCAAGCCCTAAGAAACTGGCTGCCGCTACTACAAATCTCAAGCGATGAGCTAAGGCAGAGAATTAGCGAGCTTTTGGTGGATAATCCCTTTGCTAGTGTGGAACAAAAAAAGCCTGATGATTTTAATAGCCCAGGTGACTATAGCGATGCGGCGATTTACAAGCCTAGCCTTTATGAGAGCCTTTTTGCGCAGGTAAATGCGCCACTTTTTAACAAAGATGAAGAAAAGGTCGCAAATGCTATTATAGAGTGTATTAGCGATGAGGGGTATTTTGAGTGGGATGATGAGATTTTGGCTGCTTTTAGCCCTGAGAAAATAGAGAGTGTGCGGCTGAAATTTTCTCAGCTAGAGCCTGTGGGGGTTGGCGCAAAGGATTATAAAGAAAGCTTACTTTGGCAATTAGATGATCTTTGTGGGGTTGTGGGCTGCGATGCTGATGAGATTTTGGGCTGTGATGAGTATGAGGCTTATAGCCTTGCTCGCACGCTTATATCGCACTTTGAGGAGCTTGGCGAGTATACTGATGAGACGGGCTATGATGAGGCGATGGGGCTTATAAAAAGGCTAAAAAATCCGCCTGCGATGGAGTTTATGGCTGAGGCTGCGCCTATTACCCCTGATCTTGTAGTTAGCATTAAAGGCGGTGAGATTAGCATAACTTTAAGCGATGATTTTTACCCTGAGATTTGCATTGATACCCAGGGCTTAGATGAAAAAATGGACTTTGTGGCTGCTTATAT
Above is a genomic segment from Campylobacter magnus containing:
- the lptB gene encoding LPS export ABC transporter ATP-binding protein, which encodes MHKLEVKDLEKVIKKTKIINKISLEIKSGEVVGLLGPNGAGKTTTFYMICGLIAPTKGQIFLDGKDISKEPLHKRAHLGIGYLPQESSVFKDLSVEENIRLAAEILYSDKKQINAKVEEALELLNIEPIRSRKGLSLSGGERRRCEIARSLVMHPKFLLLDEPFAGVDPIAVSDIKSIIKKLKKLGIGVLITDHSVREMLDSCERAYVIKDGKELASGTSEQVAHNALVREYYLGNDFKLF
- a CDS encoding RNA polymerase factor sigma-54 gives rise to the protein MKLRQSQATKTKLNQALRNWLPLLQISSDELRQRISELLVDNPFASVEQKKPDDFNSPGDYSDAAIYKPSLYESLFAQVNAPLFNKDEEKVANAIIECISDEGYFEWDDEILAAFSPEKIESVRLKFSQLEPVGVGAKDYKESLLWQLDDLCGVVGCDADEILGCDEYEAYSLARTLISHFEELGEYTDETGYDEAMGLIKRLKNPPAMEFMAEAAPITPDLVVSIKGGEISITLSDDFYPEICIDTQGLDEKMDFVAAYIKEAKDLIDALSLRKATLYKIGLMIIEYQYDYFFGGAIKPMKLKDIAADLGRSASTISRAIANKYLQSPRGTEPLKSFFASEVGDEEVSNAALKDFVRELVKGENHAKPLSDEAILLAIKEKFGIELVRRTITKYRKALNIAGSSERKKLYAMASG
- a CDS encoding S4 domain-containing protein gives rise to the protein MRVDKFLNIVNITKRRAISEDMCKSGVVSVNGVVAKPAKELKIGDEITIKFLTRQVRYKVLEFPTLKSVPKSDQGKYVKEL
- the tsaE gene encoding tRNA (adenosine(37)-N6)-threonylcarbamoyltransferase complex ATPase subunit type 1 TsaE, which encodes MLKSSNTASYELGLDELDGFALDLLRNFRSGVVILRGDLAAGKTTLTKALCAACGVDKTAVSSPTFSLMHEYGGVFHYDLYRSDFDSICQNGLFENFFEEGLHIAEWGDERLENALKKYKIPLCIIKISALENSRKYEVSFA